Proteins encoded by one window of Candidatus Pelagibacter giovannonii:
- the truA gene encoding tRNA pseudouridine(38-40) synthase TruA: MFRYQVLIEYIGTNFVGWQIQSKGKSIQKEIQVKLSKFLKEKVVLIGSGRTDAGVHAIEQSAHFDCKKEIQNLDKLLKSINHFINDKGISVLAIKKKSLKFHARHSAKQRIYRYIIFNRLSKPSLEKERGWHIIKKLDIELMKKGAKKLLGTKDFSTFRASSCNAKSPIKTMKSVKIKSISGRIEIQFKSQSFLQQQVRSMVGSLKYLAENKWNLKKFEFVIKSKKRVLCAPPAPAEGLFLEKVIY, translated from the coding sequence ATGTTTAGATATCAAGTTTTAATAGAATATATAGGAACCAACTTTGTTGGTTGGCAAATACAATCTAAAGGAAAATCAATTCAAAAAGAAATACAAGTCAAATTATCAAAATTTTTAAAAGAAAAAGTGGTCCTGATAGGATCTGGAAGAACAGATGCAGGTGTTCATGCAATAGAGCAGTCAGCTCATTTTGATTGCAAAAAAGAAATTCAAAATTTAGATAAGTTATTAAAATCAATTAATCATTTCATAAATGATAAAGGTATTTCTGTTTTAGCAATTAAAAAAAAAAGTCTAAAATTTCATGCACGACATTCTGCTAAACAAAGAATTTATAGATATATAATTTTTAATAGATTAAGTAAGCCTTCTCTTGAAAAAGAAAGAGGCTGGCACATAATCAAAAAATTAGATATTGAGTTAATGAAAAAAGGGGCAAAAAAACTTTTAGGCACTAAAGATTTTTCTACTTTTAGAGCGTCAAGTTGTAATGCAAAAAGTCCAATTAAAACTATGAAATCTGTTAAGATTAAATCAATTAGTGGAAGAATTGAAATACAGTTTAAGTCACAATCATTTTTACAACAACAAGTAAGATCAATGGTAGGTAGCTTAAAATATTTAGCTGAAAATAAATGGAATTTAAAAAAATTTGAATTTGTTATTAAATCAAAAAAAAGAGTTCTTTGTGCACCACCTGCGCCTGCTGAAGGATTATTTTTAGAAAAAGTTATTTACTAG
- the fmt gene encoding methionyl-tRNA formyltransferase, with protein MTKKIVFMGTPLFAVPILKSLYEKNYIIPTVYAQPPKKSQRGQKINKSPIQIEAEDYNIDCRTPKTLKENKDEYEYLKQLNLDLVIVVAYGQIIPKEFLNLAKKGFINVHASLLPKWRGAAPIQRSIMNLDKETGISIMRIGEKLDTGPVCNNYRVEIKDNDNAEIISNKLSILASEKIIENVDSIFKDKLIFKEQDDLKATYASKIEKSEGEIQWNDNAESIIGKINGLYPSPGAFFIFKEERYKILKAELGTKSGEIGEVMSSDLEISCGDETSIKVIEIQRQGKKPQNINEFILGSQIIKGSRLTNV; from the coding sequence ATGACAAAAAAAATTGTCTTCATGGGTACACCATTATTTGCTGTACCTATCCTAAAATCTTTATATGAAAAAAATTATATAATACCTACTGTATACGCACAGCCACCAAAAAAATCACAAAGAGGACAAAAAATAAATAAGTCACCAATACAAATTGAAGCAGAAGATTATAACATAGATTGTAGAACACCCAAGACTTTAAAAGAAAATAAAGATGAATACGAATATTTAAAACAACTAAATTTAGATTTGGTAATTGTCGTAGCCTATGGTCAAATAATACCAAAAGAATTTTTGAACCTTGCTAAAAAAGGTTTTATAAATGTTCACGCCTCCCTTCTGCCAAAGTGGAGAGGTGCAGCACCTATACAACGATCTATTATGAACTTAGATAAAGAAACAGGAATTAGTATTATGAGAATAGGAGAAAAACTTGATACTGGTCCAGTCTGCAATAACTATAGAGTAGAAATTAAAGATAATGATAATGCAGAAATTATATCAAATAAACTCTCAATTTTAGCTTCAGAAAAAATCATAGAAAATGTAGACAGTATATTTAAAGATAAATTAATATTTAAAGAACAAGATGACTTAAAAGCAACCTACGCTTCTAAAATTGAAAAGTCAGAGGGTGAAATTCAGTGGAATGATAATGCGGAAAGTATTATTGGAAAAATAAATGGATTATACCCAAGCCCTGGGGCTTTTTTTATTTTTAAGGAAGAAAGATACAAAATTTTAAAAGCAGAATTAGGCACTAAAAGTGGTGAGATAGGTGAAGTAATGAGTAGCGACTTAGAAATTAGCTGTGGAGATGAAACATCTATAAAAGTTATTGAAATTCAAAGACAAGGAAAAAAGCCTCAAAATATTAATGAATTTATTCTTGGCTCTCAAATAATAAAAGGCTCAAGATTAACTAATGTTTAG
- the def gene encoding peptide deformylase codes for MSVKTILIEPNKLLRQISKPVENVGDEERRLMDDMLDTMYAAPGIGLAAIQIGVPKRIIVMDISRDEDKKEPRYFVNPVIKNKNNETSKYEEGCLSVPDQFAEIERPNECEVEYLDYNGKKQLLKADGLLATCIQHEMDHLEGVLFIDYLSKLKKSMIIKKLSKIKSNRIIV; via the coding sequence ATGTCAGTTAAAACAATTTTAATAGAACCAAACAAACTATTAAGGCAGATTTCTAAACCAGTTGAAAATGTCGGTGATGAAGAAAGAAGACTTATGGATGATATGCTGGATACTATGTATGCAGCACCTGGAATAGGTCTTGCAGCGATTCAAATAGGTGTACCAAAAAGAATTATAGTGATGGATATAAGCAGAGATGAAGACAAAAAGGAACCAAGATATTTTGTTAATCCGGTGATTAAAAATAAAAATAATGAAACATCAAAATATGAAGAGGGATGTTTATCTGTTCCAGATCAGTTTGCTGAAATAGAGAGACCAAATGAATGTGAAGTTGAATATTTAGATTACAATGGAAAAAAACAATTATTGAAAGCTGATGGATTATTGGCAACTTGTATTCAGCATGAAATGGATCACTTAGAAGGAGTTTTGTTTATAGATTATTTATCTAAATTAAAAAAATCTATGATAATTAAAAAACTTTCTAAAATTAAGTCGAATAGAATAATCGTTTAA